The genome window TCAACTCAAAGGTGATGCCGGGCTTGGCTACTTCTGGTATTTTGACGAACTCAAGCCCGGAGAATATCAGCTTCGGTTCATTTATGACAGTCCTGGTGGAAAAGTTTCATGCTATGACGTAGAAACGCAAAAGCCGATGACAGTAAAAGGACTTAGAAGAGGTCAGGGAGCTACGAACTTCATACCGATTCGCGTAGTTCAACCTGTATCCATTAACAGCAATACAGTTGAAGTAGATGGCATTCGCTTTGAAATTTTTATGCCAGAGCGTGTCTTTATAATCCCCTCAAATAAGCCCAATGCTACAACTCCTGTAAAACTCGCTCTTCGGATTACCAATAAAACGGCAACTTCGTTTCGTTTCCAACAGTTAAATACAACGTTACAGATTCTAGAGCAAGGTGGTAAAAAACTGCGTTTGAAAGGACGCGGGGGAGGGAATTTGCTGGCAGGATACAACTGTCCGTTAGTCGAGCCAGGAGAGAGTGTTACTTTCAGTCTAGATGCCAAACTCTTCTGGGAAAATAACTTGCTTTTACTTGGACGCTCTGAACGCTCTGGTGGCTTCAGGTATTTTGATGAGCTGAAGCCAGGTAAATATCAGATAAGAATTGGGTACAGCCCTGGAGTTCCAGAAGTAAGCTGCACTCAAAATTTCTCCGGAGATACGTGGAAGGGCTTGGGAGCGACGCCTTTTGTAGAGTTTAACTTAGTAGAGATTGAGCCTTAACGACTTCAGCGGAAGCATAAACAGGTTTAATAATTGTTATTGATTAAGTCGAACGATCGGAACGCATTATCAGTAAATATGCGGTTGTAAAATTAATATGAGAGTGCAACTTAGTGGTTTTAATGCAGGTGGGAGGGAAAATATAACGCAAAAATTCAGTATTTTTACGCTTAAAACATTAATCGATTAGTTCTAATATATATAGCCAAGTAGTTGATGATTCACTTTAAAAAAGCAAAGCCGATAGATGTGATGAAGCACTTTTTTCTTTTTTTATTTGTTTTAATCTTTTCGGGATTAGTGGCATTGAGTAATGTGCCTAGAGAAGTTCTTGCGATCGAAGAGGTGGAAAGTGAGAGGGGATATAACTTGACATCTGTAGAAGCGACTAACAAGAATGCAGTTGAAATTGATGGCATCCGCTTTGAAAGCATAATGCCAGAGCCTGTATTGACCCTCCCCAAAAAACAACCTGACACGAATGGTGTAATCGCGCTCGGCCATGTACCCAGATTGTTAGCTGGGGCTGTTGATTCGGAACTGGGGAGGGCAACTGAATTGACATCCTTTGAATCAACACAT of Oscillatoria nigro-viridis PCC 7112 contains these proteins:
- a CDS encoding histidine kinase, whose protein sequence is MKAKLIDAMKHFALFLLALILSGVMVLSHASAGATTPSDIGITRVTELKSVDLPDSKTVEGEGISMNISVPYFILPIPEKKLDLSSPLSFGVSIANNTQNFIRADNDTLIPELVGQDGRSLPLQKARDRQSNTRSLCGLVEPGTRKLFRSGVLTWNNNKLQLKGDAGLGYFWYFDELKPGEYQLRFIYDSPGGKVSCYDVETQKPMTVKGLRRGQGATNFIPIRVVQPVSINSNTVEVDGIRFEIFMPERVFIIPSNKPNATTPVKLALRITNKTATSFRFQQLNTTLQILEQGGKKLRLKGRGGGNLLAGYNCPLVEPGESVTFSLDAKLFWENNLLLLGRSERSGGFRYFDELKPGKYQIRIGYSPGVPEVSCTQNFSGDTWKGLGATPFVEFNLVEIEP